In one Saccharibacillus brassicae genomic region, the following are encoded:
- a CDS encoding glycosyltransferase family 4 protein, with the protein MYYLAAFVLSLAVALILIPLLRNLAVRLDFVDKPRPDNERKLHREPIPLMAGIALFAGFAVSYILFNDMSATESAAVMGGSLLILLIGLVDDWYKVSRREFPALPKLIVQLLAALLVYMAGIRFSGFSNPFTDSYVVLPEWLQLVLTLLWIFGVTTVINFTDGLDGLAGSLATISAGTLFVVAIAQQESNSAIMAISLVGVGLAYLKYNKPPAKVYMGDSGATFLGFILAIIALDGAFKQATALSLLVPILALGVPIFDNIFVVLKRLKNGQKIYEADASQIHYRLLSSGMNPKQVLFVLCLVSVCLSLSSIILVLLPI; encoded by the coding sequence ATGTATTATTTAGCCGCTTTTGTATTGTCTTTGGCCGTTGCCCTGATTCTGATTCCTTTGCTTCGGAATTTGGCCGTCCGGCTCGACTTCGTCGACAAACCGCGACCGGACAATGAACGCAAACTGCACCGCGAACCGATTCCGCTCATGGCGGGAATCGCGCTGTTCGCCGGATTCGCCGTCTCTTACATACTGTTCAACGATATGAGCGCCACGGAATCGGCTGCCGTCATGGGCGGTTCGCTGCTGATCCTGCTGATCGGCCTCGTCGACGACTGGTACAAAGTCAGCCGCCGCGAATTCCCGGCCCTGCCCAAGCTGATCGTGCAGCTGCTGGCCGCGCTGCTCGTCTACATGGCCGGTATCCGCTTCTCCGGCTTCTCCAACCCGTTCACGGACAGCTACGTCGTCCTGCCCGAATGGCTCCAGCTCGTTCTTACGCTGCTGTGGATCTTCGGCGTGACGACGGTCATCAACTTCACCGACGGTCTGGACGGCCTCGCCGGCAGTCTCGCGACCATCTCCGCCGGCACGCTGTTCGTTGTCGCGATCGCCCAGCAGGAGAGCAATTCGGCGATCATGGCGATCAGCCTCGTCGGCGTCGGCCTCGCGTACCTCAAATACAACAAGCCGCCCGCCAAAGTGTATATGGGCGACTCGGGAGCGACCTTCCTCGGCTTTATCCTGGCAATCATCGCTCTGGACGGCGCGTTCAAGCAGGCGACGGCCCTGTCGCTGCTCGTGCCGATTCTCGCACTCGGCGTGCCGATCTTCGACAACATCTTCGTCGTGCTGAAGCGGTTGAAGAACGGACAGAAGATCTATGAAGCGGATGCTTCGCAGATCCATTACCGGCTGCTGTCGAGCGGGATGAATCCGAAGCAGGTGCTGTTCGTCCTGTGCCTGGTCAGCGTCTGCCTCAGCCTGTCTTCGATCATTCTCGTGCTGCTGCCGATCTGA
- a CDS encoding GNAT family N-acetyltransferase: protein MSSMSQGTEPKVELKFFRPEYEKALFEDYQVSAEQEKYTALPVRAIQLCREDRDRHPIVILADKKPVGFFVLHRGDRIKSVTESPRAMLVRSMSVNLPEQGKGYAKQATSMLPKFVSNYFPDMNEIVLVVNQHNEAALRVYEQAGFEDRGHRKQGPVGPQVLLHYRMNRK, encoded by the coding sequence ATGAGCAGTATGTCTCAGGGTACGGAGCCGAAAGTGGAGCTGAAGTTTTTCCGTCCGGAATACGAAAAAGCTCTGTTCGAGGACTATCAGGTATCCGCGGAGCAGGAGAAATATACCGCGCTGCCGGTCCGGGCCATCCAGTTGTGCAGGGAAGACCGGGATCGCCACCCGATCGTGATTTTGGCGGACAAGAAGCCGGTCGGCTTCTTCGTGCTTCACCGGGGAGACCGGATCAAAAGTGTGACCGAATCTCCGCGCGCGATGCTGGTGCGTTCGATGTCCGTCAATCTTCCCGAACAGGGCAAAGGGTACGCGAAGCAGGCGACAAGCATGCTGCCCAAGTTCGTCAGCAATTATTTCCCCGACATGAACGAGATCGTGCTGGTCGTCAACCAGCACAACGAAGCGGCGCTGCGCGTCTATGAACAGGCCGGCTTCGAAGACCGCGGCCACCGCAAGCAGGGTCCCGTAGGGCCGCAGGTGCTGCTGCACTACCGCATGAACCGGAAGTAA
- a CDS encoding YwbE family protein: MNGKNRSNIRPGLTVDIILKKDQRTGALTRGVVKDLLTNSATHPHGIKVRLQDGQVGRVQQIIE, encoded by the coding sequence ATGAACGGAAAGAACCGCTCCAACATTCGGCCGGGCCTCACCGTCGATATCATACTCAAAAAAGACCAGCGGACCGGCGCGCTGACGCGCGGCGTCGTCAAAGATCTGCTGACCAATTCCGCTACCCACCCGCACGGAATCAAGGTTCGCCTGCAGGACGGCCAAGTCGGCCGGGTTCAGCAGATCATCGAATGA